Proteins from a single region of Parambassis ranga chromosome 18, fParRan2.1, whole genome shotgun sequence:
- the LOC114450990 gene encoding LOW QUALITY PROTEIN: growth/differentiation factor 5 (The sequence of the model RefSeq protein was modified relative to this genomic sequence to represent the inferred CDS: deleted 1 base in 1 codon), whose protein sequence is MLSLYWSLSSGDVNSSALHEAGLANTITSFVDKGQDERGPQLRRQRYHFNISSLERDGLLGAELRILRKRLSDPRRASMGSAADGGGGGGGACLVKLYSCASGKQKPVLLQTRTMEDVLGSRWEMFDVWKVFKGLKEQHSQQLCFELEALEQRGGRPLDLRSLGFARLGRTNKEKAFFLAFGRSRKRDLFYNEIKARSGHDNKTVYEYLFTQRRMRRAPAVRGAKKTLQPPPPLLPAQSLPQHQVTKARPRCHRRRLHVNFKEMGWDDWIIAPLEYNAFHCDGACDFPIRSHLEPTNHAIIQTLINSMDPESTPPTCCVPTRLSPISILYIDSANNVVYKQYEDMVVESCGCR, encoded by the exons ATGCTGTCTCTGTACTGGTCTCTGTCCAGCGGGGACGTGAACAGCAGCGCGCTGCACGAGGCGGGACTGGCCAACACCATCACCAGCTTCGTGGACAAAGGACAAG ATGAGCGGGGGCCCCAGCTGCGGCGGCAGAGGTATCACTTCAACATCAGCTCTCTGGAGCGCGACGGGCTCCTGGGGGCCGAGCTCCGCATCCTGAGGAAGCGCCTGTCTGACCCCCGCCGAGCTTCCATGGGATcagcagctgatggaggaggaggaggaggaggggcgtgCCTGGTGAAGCTGTACTCCTGCGCTTCAGGCAAACAAAAGCCCGTCCTGCTCCAGACAAGGACGATGGAGGATGTGCTGGGCAGCAGGTGGGAGATGTTCGACGTGTGGAAGGTCTTCAAAGGACTCAAGGAGCAGCACTCCCAGCAGCTGTGCTTCGAGCTGGAGGCCCTGGAGCAGAGAGGCGGCCGGCCTCTGGACCTGCGCTCCCTTGGGTTCGCCCGCCTGGGCCGGACCAACAAGGAGAAAGCGTTCTTCTTGGCGTTCGGCAGGAGCAGGAAGCGGGACCTGTTCTACAACGAGATCAAAGCCCGGTCCGGCCATGACAACAAGACCGTGTACGAGTACCTGTTCACCCAGCGGCGGATGCGGCGCGCTCCAGCTGTGAGGGGGGCTAAGAAAACCCTGCAGCCGCCCCCCCCC CTTCTACCAGCACAGTCCCTCCCCCAGCACCAGGTGACGAAGGCCAGGCCCCGCTGCCACCGCAGGCGCCTGCACGTGAACTTCAAGGAAATGGGCTGGGACGACTGGATCATCGCGCCGCTGGAGTACAACGCCTTCCACTGCGACGGCGCCTGCGACTTCCCCATCCGCTCGCACCTGGAGCCCACCAACCACGCCATCATACAGACGCTCATCAACTCCATGGACCCCGAGTCCACGCCGCCCACCTGCTGCGTGCCCACGCGGCTCAGCCCCATCAGCATCCTGTACATCGACTCGGCCAACAACGTGGTCTACAAGCAGTACGAGGACATGGTGGTGGAGTCGTGTGGGTGCAGGTAG